One Campylobacterota bacterium DNA window includes the following coding sequences:
- the mreC gene encoding rod shape-determining protein MreC — protein sequence MNKQKLSLILLLALAVGGALYFTGLLQSPILRLTSALKLSYHQGTENVAHAIEEHFDQQRTIMDLREKNRFYETELLSLHQVADEYQKLLIEHNSTMQTDANVSLVRALSYVRFGDPHKLWIEMSGFNPRSVYGLLYRGYAAGIVVSNNGRAMALLNGDAKSSYAVNVGANMAPGIVRGNNSKRLIVEFIPTWIPIAVGDEVLTSGLDKIFLAGLKVGKVVSISKAQGYQSAVVEPYFYGKNPAYFHVITKVR from the coding sequence ATGAATAAACAAAAGCTGAGTCTCATTCTCCTGCTGGCCCTCGCGGTCGGCGGAGCCCTGTACTTTACCGGACTGCTCCAATCCCCGATTCTCCGCCTGACATCCGCTCTCAAACTTTCCTATCATCAAGGAACCGAAAACGTCGCGCACGCGATCGAGGAACATTTCGACCAGCAACGCACGATTATGGACCTGCGGGAGAAAAACCGCTTTTACGAGACGGAACTCCTTTCGCTGCACCAGGTGGCGGACGAATACCAAAAACTCCTCATTGAGCACAACAGTACGATGCAAACCGACGCAAACGTATCCCTCGTCCGCGCCCTTTCGTACGTCCGCTTCGGCGATCCGCATAAACTCTGGATCGAAATGAGCGGGTTCAATCCCCGCTCGGTCTACGGGCTTTTGTACCGGGGTTACGCGGCGGGGATCGTCGTCTCGAACAACGGACGGGCGATGGCTTTGCTCAACGGCGACGCGAAAAGCTCCTATGCCGTAAACGTCGGTGCCAACATGGCCCCCGGCATCGTCCGGGGGAACAACAGCAAGCGGCTGATCGTCGAATTCATCCCGACATGGATCCCCATCGCGGTAGGCGACGAAGTGTTGACGTCGGGTCTTGACAAAATTTTCCTTGCGGGGCTCAAAGTCGGGAAAGTCGTCTCGATTTCCAAAGCGCAAGGGTACCAGAGCGCCGTCGTCGAACCCTACTTTTACGGCAAGAATCCCGCCTATTTTCACGTCATCACGAAGGTCAGATAA